One Candidatus Angelobacter sp. DNA segment encodes these proteins:
- a CDS encoding DUF5677 domain-containing protein, with amino-acid sequence MRKPLRECCLKKVSQHMTLADKSLAFARSIGEEWQDRPGTDLRSFQQRYLYAQAFGTAHTARGYWILHREEQHHDCNLLARNLLERIFNGRVASKSPRHAVELMTCELSEHIRRLRLFQRELQHVPKEATQTIERLESELQVFLALLGTQEAPQWDYHRRAVEAEISTWAYRGLYSEFSCYTHAGYEVGRPRELNKPSNLADFIALLAPLDTAMFLHRLSCTETQCEIGARYKTLYEEFRNEMLGEPTSENRQLGAGGKSLPD; translated from the coding sequence GTGCGCAAACCACTCAGGGAATGCTGTCTAAAAAAGGTTAGCCAACACATGACACTTGCGGACAAATCGCTCGCCTTCGCCCGTTCGATTGGTGAAGAATGGCAAGACCGGCCTGGAACAGATCTGCGATCATTTCAGCAACGTTATCTCTACGCGCAAGCATTCGGGACAGCGCATACGGCTAGAGGTTACTGGATTCTTCATCGTGAGGAACAGCACCACGATTGCAACCTTCTCGCGAGAAACTTACTGGAACGTATTTTTAATGGCCGCGTCGCGAGCAAGTCACCGCGGCATGCGGTTGAACTTATGACATGCGAACTATCCGAACACATTCGTCGCCTACGGCTGTTTCAACGCGAACTTCAACACGTGCCCAAAGAGGCGACTCAGACAATCGAACGGTTAGAGAGCGAGTTACAGGTGTTCTTGGCTTTACTCGGAACACAGGAGGCTCCTCAGTGGGATTACCACCGCAGAGCCGTTGAAGCCGAGATTTCAACCTGGGCTTATCGTGGACTATATTCAGAGTTTTCTTGCTACACACACGCAGGTTATGAAGTGGGCAGACCCCGGGAGCTCAACAAACCTTCCAACCTTGCGGATTTTATCGCGCTACTGGCACCGCTCGACACCGCGATGTTTCTCCACCGACTTTCATGCACGGAAACTCAATGCGAAATTGGAGCGAGGTACAAGACACTTTACGAGGAGTTCAGGAACGAGATGCTTGGTGA